Proteins encoded together in one Streptomyces umbrinus window:
- a CDS encoding NADH-quinone oxidoreductase subunit NuoF family protein encodes MNEALPNIPEVRVVGLPQLTSGFDLVERLDLPMHLKVHGPLEPMGGEQLAQLSERINLKGRGGAGFPFHKKLRSVAEAAIRRGVRPVVVVNGSEDEPACRKDTVMINRAPHLILDGALLVAEALGARTLVVGVTRESTQRSMEAALSERGLTNRRGATIRARVQRNPVRMVTGAAASLVRSIDGGPAIPPGRKTSASQNGVGGAPTLLSNAETFAQLAIAARIGAERYGNTGLYDEPGTVMLTVSGAVARPMVIEAPTGVPLRYILQLAGAPPVPQGVLTGGYHGKWLDSATVNEAIVSRNSLDAVGGALGAGAILPISTATCPLGESLRVAQWLAEESAGQCGPCYLGLPAAARGMEDILNGGGPAALEALKQVANAVKRRGACSHPDGSAMFLESTIKAFTDDLAAHVLGNGCGRPVEGVLPLFEGGQQPTGIPGGQAEPEQGPSRQKIYVDWTLCRGHGLCADILPEVFQLGADGFPTVAQAGVPRYAEAKALRAVRRCPALALRLEEDTRGAAPRQNLPAVREGGGGGRRALGRGR; translated from the coding sequence GTGAACGAGGCCCTTCCCAACATCCCCGAAGTCCGAGTGGTGGGCCTTCCCCAGCTCACCTCCGGTTTCGATCTCGTCGAGAGACTCGACCTGCCCATGCACCTGAAGGTGCACGGGCCGCTCGAGCCGATGGGCGGTGAGCAGCTCGCGCAGCTCTCCGAGCGCATCAACCTGAAGGGCCGCGGCGGAGCGGGTTTCCCGTTCCACAAGAAACTGCGGTCGGTCGCCGAGGCGGCGATCCGCCGCGGTGTACGTCCGGTGGTCGTCGTCAACGGAAGCGAGGACGAACCCGCCTGCCGCAAGGACACGGTGATGATCAACCGTGCCCCGCACCTGATCCTGGACGGCGCCCTGCTGGTCGCCGAGGCGCTGGGCGCACGCACCCTGGTCGTCGGTGTGACCCGTGAGTCCACGCAGCGGTCGATGGAGGCGGCGCTCTCCGAGCGCGGGCTGACCAACCGCCGCGGAGCGACCATCCGCGCGCGCGTGCAGCGCAATCCGGTGCGCATGGTGACCGGAGCGGCGGCCTCGCTCGTCCGCTCCATCGACGGCGGTCCGGCGATCCCGCCCGGCCGCAAGACCAGCGCCTCGCAGAACGGTGTCGGCGGCGCGCCCACCCTGCTGTCGAACGCCGAGACGTTCGCCCAGCTGGCGATCGCCGCGCGCATCGGCGCCGAGCGCTACGGCAACACGGGCCTGTACGACGAGCCCGGCACGGTCATGCTCACGGTCTCAGGAGCGGTCGCCCGCCCGATGGTGATCGAGGCCCCCACGGGCGTACCGCTGCGGTACATCCTGCAGCTGGCCGGCGCCCCGCCGGTCCCGCAGGGCGTGCTGACCGGCGGGTACCACGGCAAGTGGCTGGACTCCGCGACGGTCAACGAGGCGATCGTCTCGCGCAACTCCCTGGACGCGGTGGGCGGTGCGCTCGGCGCGGGCGCGATCCTGCCGATCAGCACGGCGACCTGCCCGCTGGGCGAGTCGCTGCGGGTGGCGCAGTGGCTGGCGGAGGAGAGCGCGGGACAGTGCGGTCCCTGCTACCTCGGGCTGCCCGCCGCGGCGCGCGGCATGGAGGACATCCTCAACGGCGGCGGCCCGGCCGCCCTGGAGGCGCTCAAGCAGGTCGCCAACGCCGTGAAGCGGCGCGGCGCGTGCTCGCACCCGGACGGCTCCGCGATGTTCCTGGAGTCGACCATCAAGGCGTTCACGGACGACCTGGCCGCGCATGTCCTCGGCAACGGCTGCGGACGGCCCGTGGAGGGCGTTCTGCCGCTCTTCGAGGGCGGCCAGCAGCCCACCGGCATCCCGGGCGGCCAGGCGGAGCCTGAGCAGGGTCCCAGCCGCCAGAAGATCTACGTCGACTGGACGCTGTGCCGCGGACACGGTCTGTGCGCGGACATCCTCCCGGAGGTCTTCCAGCTGGGCGCCGACGGCTTCCCGACCGTCGCGCAGGCGGGGGTGCCCCGGTACGCGGAGGCGAAGGCGCTGCGTGCCGTACGCCGCTGCCCGGCGCTCGCGCTGCGCCTTGAGGAGGACACCCGCGGAGCGGCTCCCCGCCAGAACCTCCCCGCCGTACGCGAGGGCGGTGGCGGCGGACGCCGAGCCCTGGGCCGCGGACGCTGA
- a CDS encoding MFS transporter, translating into MTTTTPAAPDSAPGSGSGPRPATSKTPGTDNRPGRLLAIVLAAQFMALLDVFIVNVAVPTIGAELHASGAELQLVVAGYAITYSVLLITGARLGDLLGHRRVYLAGLALFTAASLACGLAQGTGELIAFRLIQGAGSAVMIPQVLSLIQRNFTGEARGRALGLYAAVLATGAAAGQVVGGILVSADLFGTGWRPVFLVNVPVGLVLLALGARALPRDDARAPERAHRLDLPGLVLLGAAVSLLTVPLVLGQEEDWPLWSWLSLAAAAIAFALFCAYESRLARRGGTPLIAPRVLRHPGMGLAVFRIMAVMAVNGGFLFALTLHVQGGLGFSALRAGLTFAPTAVVFGLVGLTWRGWPASWQRALIPAGFALAAVSVAGVGLALRDGHGAGFWLYVAFAGVGTGLALGFSPTLTRALATVRPEDAADASGLLATVTQLGQLIGVAMFGTLFLNRLESLGAPGAYTSSDALLVCMFALAATAATGAVSGLVRRRR; encoded by the coding sequence ATGACGACGACAACCCCCGCGGCCCCGGACTCCGCACCAGGATCCGGCTCCGGACCAAGGCCTGCCACAAGTAAAACTCCCGGCACTGACAATCGCCCCGGACGACTGCTCGCGATCGTCCTCGCCGCCCAGTTCATGGCGCTCCTCGATGTCTTCATCGTCAATGTCGCGGTCCCCACCATCGGCGCCGAACTCCACGCCTCCGGCGCCGAATTGCAGCTGGTGGTCGCCGGATACGCCATCACGTACTCCGTCCTGCTGATCACCGGCGCCCGCCTGGGCGACCTGCTCGGCCACCGCCGCGTCTATCTGGCCGGCCTCGCGCTGTTCACGGCGGCCTCGCTCGCCTGCGGACTCGCCCAGGGAACCGGCGAGTTGATCGCCTTCCGGCTGATCCAGGGAGCCGGCTCGGCCGTGATGATCCCGCAGGTCCTCAGCCTCATCCAGCGGAACTTCACCGGTGAGGCCCGGGGAAGGGCCCTCGGCCTCTACGCGGCGGTCCTCGCGACCGGCGCCGCGGCCGGACAGGTGGTCGGCGGGATCCTGGTCAGCGCGGACCTGTTCGGCACGGGCTGGCGCCCGGTGTTCCTGGTGAACGTGCCCGTGGGCCTCGTACTGCTGGCGCTCGGCGCGCGCGCCCTGCCGCGTGACGACGCACGCGCCCCGGAGCGCGCGCACCGGCTCGACCTGCCGGGCCTGGTGCTCCTGGGCGCGGCCGTGTCGCTGCTCACGGTGCCGCTGGTGCTCGGGCAGGAGGAGGACTGGCCCCTGTGGTCCTGGCTGTCGCTCGCGGCCGCCGCGATCGCCTTCGCCCTGTTCTGCGCGTACGAGTCCCGGCTCGCCCGGCGCGGCGGCACCCCGCTGATCGCGCCCAGGGTGCTGCGCCACCCCGGCATGGGGCTCGCGGTCTTCCGGATCATGGCCGTGATGGCGGTCAACGGAGGCTTCCTGTTCGCGCTGACCCTGCACGTGCAGGGCGGCCTCGGCTTCAGCGCGCTGCGCGCGGGACTCACCTTCGCGCCGACCGCGGTGGTCTTCGGGCTGGTCGGGCTGACCTGGCGCGGGTGGCCCGCCTCCTGGCAACGCGCCCTGATCCCGGCCGGGTTCGCGCTCGCCGCGGTCTCCGTCGCGGGCGTGGGCCTGGCGCTGCGGGACGGCCACGGGGCCGGCTTCTGGCTGTACGTCGCCTTCGCCGGCGTCGGTACCGGGCTCGCGCTCGGCTTCAGTCCCACTCTCACGCGGGCGCTCGCCACCGTGCGCCCCGAGGACGCGGCGGACGCCAGCGGCCTGCTCGCCACGGTCACCCAGCTCGGTCAGCTGATCGGTGTCGCGATGTTCGGCACACTCTTCTTGAATCGGCTTGAGTCACTTGGGGCCCCGGGGGCGTATACCTCTTCGGACGCGCTTCTCGTCTGCATGTTCGCGCTGGCCGCGACCGCCGCGACGGGTGCCGTGTCCGGACTGGTACGAAGGCGTCGCTGA
- a CDS encoding cytochrome b/b6 domain-containing protein yields the protein MNSRRNNSTLTQPSRSVRGGVTAAALLLIPLVVVVGGDGFREFLNFGAGVLSLVSLTLSVLWGLVATDRVFLNTRQRLIAQAVHRSTAVASVGFLLLHISVKLVLDHTSAIAVVIPFGLGVTGTEGLIGFGTLAGLLMVVTALTGALRSAFSSPVQVAGRWRALHMLAYPAWCSALIHGLFAGREAKPVFVILYSLALVAVMGALLLRSAPLPFKRKVARRVLSLLDGGNRSYREEPGTRRAADSSLPGGGGRPGFPDMAVPSQRTSSPSGSYASPQRSALQDSASFTDTGSLTDTGGFAAAYRAVNTPRAQDPMTPDPTQRMQVPMDMQATEAMPRVDGNTGPRWPTPSPPLYEAPPRPAGTPTYDTGTIPTYDANGGYDTGAIPTYGTSDVYDTGETNDPLGTYNPNDMYNSGPATETQPGSYEAPSNGEPWNAPSGGF from the coding sequence ATGAACTCTCGCCGCAACAACAGCACGCTCACCCAGCCGAGCCGATCGGTCCGGGGCGGAGTGACGGCTGCCGCTTTGCTGCTGATACCCCTCGTCGTCGTGGTCGGAGGTGACGGATTCCGCGAATTCCTCAACTTCGGAGCGGGCGTCCTGTCGCTCGTGTCCCTCACCCTCTCGGTGCTGTGGGGGCTCGTCGCGACCGACCGGGTCTTCCTCAACACGCGCCAGAGGCTGATCGCCCAGGCCGTGCACAGGAGCACGGCGGTGGCCTCGGTCGGCTTCCTGCTGCTGCACATCTCGGTCAAGCTCGTGCTCGACCACACCTCGGCGATCGCGGTCGTGATCCCCTTCGGCCTCGGTGTCACCGGCACCGAGGGGCTCATCGGTTTCGGCACCCTGGCCGGCCTCCTGATGGTCGTCACGGCCCTCACCGGCGCGCTGCGCAGCGCCTTCTCGTCCCCCGTGCAGGTCGCCGGTCGCTGGCGCGCGCTGCACATGCTGGCCTACCCCGCCTGGTGCTCGGCCCTGATCCACGGCCTCTTCGCCGGGCGCGAGGCGAAGCCGGTCTTCGTGATCCTCTACAGCCTGGCCCTGGTCGCCGTCATGGGCGCGCTGCTCCTGCGGTCGGCGCCCCTGCCGTTCAAGCGGAAGGTCGCCAGGCGCGTCCTGTCCCTGCTCGACGGCGGCAACCGGTCCTACCGCGAAGAGCCCGGGACACGCCGTGCCGCCGACTCCTCGCTGCCCGGCGGTGGCGGTCGTCCAGGCTTCCCGGACATGGCGGTTCCCTCGCAGCGGACGTCGTCCCCGTCCGGGTCGTACGCGTCCCCGCAGCGCTCCGCCCTCCAGGACTCGGCGTCCTTCACGGACACCGGATCCCTCACGGACACCGGCGGCTTCGCGGCCGCGTACCGGGCCGTCAACACCCCCCGCGCGCAGGACCCGATGACGCCCGACCCCACCCAGCGCATGCAGGTTCCGATGGACATGCAGGCCACGGAGGCGATGCCGCGCGTCGACGGCAACACCGGGCCCCGCTGGCCGACCCCGTCCCCGCCGCTCTACGAGGCCCCGCCGCGCCCCGCCGGGACACCGACGTACGACACCGGGACGATCCCCACGTACGACGCGAACGGCGGGTACGACACCGGCGCCATTCCCACGTACGGCACAAGTGATGTGTACGACACCGGTGAGACGAACGACCCCCTCGGTACGTACAACCCGAACGACATGTACAACAGCGGTCCCGCCACTGAAACGCAGCCCGGTTCCTACGAGGCACCCAGCAACGGCGAACCCTGGAACGCGCCTTCCGGAGGCTTTTAG